A stretch of Balaenoptera ricei isolate mBalRic1 chromosome 9, mBalRic1.hap2, whole genome shotgun sequence DNA encodes these proteins:
- the LRRC17 gene encoding leucine-rich repeat-containing protein 17 isoform X2: MRVVTILILLFFCKAAERKGSPGGARNRVNHSRAGGSRKGSSLVKRYAPGLPCEVYTYLHEKYLDCQERKLVYVLPGWPQDLLHMLLARNKIRVLKNNMFSKFKKLKSLDLQQNEISKIESEAFFGLNKLTTLLLQHNQIKVLTEEVFIYTPLLSYLRLYDNPWHCTCEMETLISMLQIPRNRNLGNYAKCESPQGLKNKKLRQIKSEQLCNEEEKEQLDPKPQVSGKPPVIKPEVDSSLCHNYVFPIRTLDCKRKELKKVPNNIPPDIVKLDLSHNKINQLRPKEFEDAHELKKLNLSSNGIQFIDPAAFLGLTHLEELDLSNNSLQNFDYGVLEDLYFLKLLWLRDNPWRCDYNIHYLYYWLMHHYNVHYNGLECKMPKEYKGWFVGKYVRSYYDECPKDKLPAYPETFDQDTEDDEWEKIHKDHTAKKQS, from the exons ATGCGCGTGGTTACCATCTTAATCCTGCTCTTCTTTTGTAAAGCCGCTGAGCGCAAAGGAAGCCCTGGCGGTGCGAGAAACCGAGTGAATCACAGCCGGGCTGGTGGGAGCCGGAAAGGCTCCAGCCTGGTCAAACGCTACGCTCCAGGCCTCCCCTGTGAAGTGTACACATATCTTCATGAGAAATACTTAGATTGTCAAGAGAGAAAACTAGTTTATGTGCTGCCCGGCTGGCCTCAGGATTTACTGCACATGCTATTAGCAAGAAACAAAATCCGCGTACTGAAGAACAACATGTTTTCCAAGTTTAAAAAGCTGAAAAGCTTGGATCTGCAACAGAATGAGATCTCCAAAATTGAGAGTGAGGCTTTCTTTGGTTTAAATAAACTTACCACTCTCTTACTGCAGCACAACCAGATCAAAGTCTTGACAGAGGAAGTGTTCATTTACACACCTCTCCTGAGCTACCTGCGTCTTTATGACAATCCCTGGCATTGTACTTGTGAGATGGAAACGCTTATTTCAATGTTGCAGATTCCAAGGAACCGGAATTTGGGGAACTACGCCAAGTGTGAAAGCCCACAaggactaaaaaataaaaaactgaggcAGATAAAATCTGAACAGTTATgtaatgaagaagaaaaggaacaatTGGATCCGAAACCCCAAGTGTCAGGGAAACCCCCAGTCATCAAGCCCGAGGTGGACTCTTCTCTTTGCCACAACTACGTGTTTCCCATACGAACACTGGACTGCAAAAGAAAAG agttGAAGAAAGTTCCAAACAACATTCCTCCAGACATTGTTAAACTTGACTTGTCACACAACAAAATCAACCAACTTCGACCCAAGGAGTTTGAAGATGCTCATGAGCTAAAGAAATTAAACCTCAGCAGCAACGGCATTCAATTCATAGATCCCG ctGCTTTTTTAGGACTCACACATTTAGAAGAGTTAGATTTATCAAACAACAGTCTGCAAAACTTTGACTATGGAGTATTAGAAGACTTGTATTTTTTGAAACTCTTGTGGCTCAGAGATAACCCTTGGAGATGTGACTACAACATCCACTACCTCTACTACTGGTTAATGCATCACTACAACGTGCACTATAATGGCCTGGAGTGCAAAATGCCCAAAGAATACAAAGGGTGGTTTGTGGGAAAATATGTTCGGAGTTACTACGACGAATGCCCCAAAGACAAATTACCAGCATACCCTGAAACATTTGACCAGGATACAGAAGATGATGAGTGGGAAAAAATACATAAGGATCACACAGCAAAGAAACAAAGT taa
- the LRRC17 gene encoding leucine-rich repeat-containing protein 17 isoform X1 — translation MRVVTILILLFFCKAAERKGSPGGARNRVNHSRAGGSRKGSSLVKRYAPGLPCEVYTYLHEKYLDCQERKLVYVLPGWPQDLLHMLLARNKIRVLKNNMFSKFKKLKSLDLQQNEISKIESEAFFGLNKLTTLLLQHNQIKVLTEEVFIYTPLLSYLRLYDNPWHCTCEMETLISMLQIPRNRNLGNYAKCESPQGLKNKKLRQIKSEQLCNEEEKEQLDPKPQVSGKPPVIKPEVDSSLCHNYVFPIRTLDCKRKELKKVPNNIPPDIVKLDLSHNKINQLRPKEFEDAHELKKLNLSSNGIQFIDPAAFLGLTHLEELDLSNNSLQNFDYGVLEDLYFLKLLWLRDNPWRCDYNIHYLYYWLMHHYNVHYNGLECKMPKEYKGWFVGKYVRSYYDECPKDKLPAYPETFDQDTEDDEWEKIHKDHTAKKQSVRITIVG, via the exons ATGCGCGTGGTTACCATCTTAATCCTGCTCTTCTTTTGTAAAGCCGCTGAGCGCAAAGGAAGCCCTGGCGGTGCGAGAAACCGAGTGAATCACAGCCGGGCTGGTGGGAGCCGGAAAGGCTCCAGCCTGGTCAAACGCTACGCTCCAGGCCTCCCCTGTGAAGTGTACACATATCTTCATGAGAAATACTTAGATTGTCAAGAGAGAAAACTAGTTTATGTGCTGCCCGGCTGGCCTCAGGATTTACTGCACATGCTATTAGCAAGAAACAAAATCCGCGTACTGAAGAACAACATGTTTTCCAAGTTTAAAAAGCTGAAAAGCTTGGATCTGCAACAGAATGAGATCTCCAAAATTGAGAGTGAGGCTTTCTTTGGTTTAAATAAACTTACCACTCTCTTACTGCAGCACAACCAGATCAAAGTCTTGACAGAGGAAGTGTTCATTTACACACCTCTCCTGAGCTACCTGCGTCTTTATGACAATCCCTGGCATTGTACTTGTGAGATGGAAACGCTTATTTCAATGTTGCAGATTCCAAGGAACCGGAATTTGGGGAACTACGCCAAGTGTGAAAGCCCACAaggactaaaaaataaaaaactgaggcAGATAAAATCTGAACAGTTATgtaatgaagaagaaaaggaacaatTGGATCCGAAACCCCAAGTGTCAGGGAAACCCCCAGTCATCAAGCCCGAGGTGGACTCTTCTCTTTGCCACAACTACGTGTTTCCCATACGAACACTGGACTGCAAAAGAAAAG agttGAAGAAAGTTCCAAACAACATTCCTCCAGACATTGTTAAACTTGACTTGTCACACAACAAAATCAACCAACTTCGACCCAAGGAGTTTGAAGATGCTCATGAGCTAAAGAAATTAAACCTCAGCAGCAACGGCATTCAATTCATAGATCCCG ctGCTTTTTTAGGACTCACACATTTAGAAGAGTTAGATTTATCAAACAACAGTCTGCAAAACTTTGACTATGGAGTATTAGAAGACTTGTATTTTTTGAAACTCTTGTGGCTCAGAGATAACCCTTGGAGATGTGACTACAACATCCACTACCTCTACTACTGGTTAATGCATCACTACAACGTGCACTATAATGGCCTGGAGTGCAAAATGCCCAAAGAATACAAAGGGTGGTTTGTGGGAAAATATGTTCGGAGTTACTACGACGAATGCCCCAAAGACAAATTACCAGCATACCCTGAAACATTTGACCAGGATACAGAAGATGATGAGTGGGAAAAAATACATAAGGATCACACAGCAAAGAAACAAAGTGTAAGAATCACTATTGTGGGATAA